The Komagataella phaffii GS115 chromosome 4, complete sequence genome includes the window AGGATCGACATTTCCTGTACTTGGATCATCAATCAGTGTGTTAATTTCTTGATTGCATTGCAGAAATGCTCTTCTTAAAGCGTCTACCGGCGTCCCGGAAGCCATCTTGCTATCTATAGCATCCAATTGAGTTTCTAGAAAGTTTTTAAAGacttcttccaaaacttttgtaACATGGACATCGTTGTTCTTACCATCAAAAAGACAGATAAGAGTCTCATCTTCCTTTTCACGGAATTTCTCTACAACACAGTCACGCGTAGTTAAGCTGCTATTCCTTCCCAATGTGTCAGAAATACCATATCCATAGCCTCCAAAAGTCGAAGGAGTACTTCTTACCCTGGTTTTGATGGAGTTTTCAATCGTATCGTTCCAAGTAACATCGACAAGGCCAAGAATACACAAATCCTGAAGGCTGCCAAATTTACTTGTAGTTTTTTCACCCATATCCTTCGACGTGGAAGTCGTGGACgaaatcttcaaacttttgttgcctgaaaaattcaagtacttcaactctttgttcatgttccaattccaatatCTGGGTGAATCTGAGATATCATACTTCAAAATATTAGAACCCACGTCCAACACGGACAACCTGGGAATTTTTGATAGTTCATAAGGTAATGATTGGAATCGATTGCCGTTCAAATGTAATACGGTTAAATTCGTCAGTGATTCTAAATCGTCTGGCAAAATTGTCAACTCGTTTCCACTCAGATAAAGGTGGgtcaaattcttcaaatgacCCAAAGAACCGTTTGTAAGGTCATAAATACCATTATACGAAATGTTCAGAGATCTGAggtttttgaaatttatCAAATTGGAAAGGTATCGATTTCTTAATCTGTTGTGGGACAAACTTAAAATTAATAAAGAATTGCCCAATTTATTCTCCCCTGTAAGTGCTGGAGTATCTGGtaaagaatttgatgacAAAATAAGCTCTCTCAAATTAAGCTGCCATATAGTTATAGGCAACGTCTTGATGTTATTCAAATGCAAATCTAAGCTGGTTAGTTCTTGCAACTCTGATATTTCATCTGGTAGGGTTGTCAAATTATTATTACAAACTGatagtttcttcaattttttcagcGTGGAGATCTCTTTGGGGAGAAAACTCAAATGATTATGATTCAATATCAAATGCGTGACTTGAGGAACATTACTCAATACAGAAGGTGAAAGAGATGTTAGTTTTGCCTTTGTCAAGTCCAGATATCTCAATGATTCTAAGGTACCGATAACGGAAAAGTGTGTTACTGGATTCAAATCCAATTGGAGTGTTCTGAGACTGGCAACCTTTGAGGTGTAAGATGTACAGAGGTTACCAGTTAAGTACAAGTTTTGTAAATTGtccaaagttctcaaaCAGCTCATATCTTCCAATTGATTGAACCGCAAGTCCAACGTTTTGATAGATTTAACTTCAACTATCGAGTCTGAAACCTTGCCCGCTAGCTTGTTACCTGAGAGCTTTAAGGTTACCAACTTAGTTAGGTTCTTAATTTCCACTGGTATGTTTGATATGGAGTTATAAGACAAATCTAACTCTGTGAGATTAGGCAGATCAAATATCTCTTGCGGTATAACTTTGATGTGGTTTGACGATAGGTTTAAATAACGAAGTAGGGcaagttctccaaaattACTAGGCAGTTGAGTAATACGATTGTTCGAAATCTCCAAATTGGTGAGTGTAGATAATAGAGTAATGTCCTTGGGTATCTGTCTCAGGTAGTTAGTTTCAAGGTCCAGATTACGCAAGTTTGCAAATTGAAATATGTTTTTGTGTAGTGAGTGAGCTCTGTTTCCAGTGAATTTTAGGGTCTGCGTGTTTCGACAACCTTGAATAAAGTCTAATGGGATAAATATGGATGGGTTTTTGGACACATCTAGATAGATGATGTCTTCTGCCTGTTGATGAATTGTGTTTGGAATTGTTCTCAAGTCTAGATTCTTTAAGTCAGCCCTCCCATAGCGGACGGATATCCTGGACTTTATGCTAGGGTTTAAACCTTTTTCCTCATTGTATTCGAAAATGAACTTGTATAAGTAGGTCATGTCAAGTTGTTTCCAATCATCCGGATCGGTGAATCCgctcaaattcaacaaccTTTCTTGAATCCGGAGGGGATGATCATCCAACGATAAGACTTCGTGTAGCCCACCACATCTAAGCAATATTCTGTAATCTTCATTGGGATTAAGCCAATGGCCATTTTCTAGTCTCTTGATAATCTGCCTAAAGTTCTCATTGATTGTCACATTAAGCGTCCTTCCATTATTATCCTTAAAAACTTTGAGCCTTCCTACCAAAGGTTGGTTATGGTAAAGATGGTGGTGTGGCTCTGAGacttttttctcttcattgGATGCATCACCTACAGTCATATCATGAGGATGCCCATGAACGGGACACTCAGTGTTTGGTTCATGAATGCAATTGGGATCGATTGCTTCGGATTCGACAtgatctttcttctttccaaatgaGCTTATTGACGATTGTTCAGATTCGGCGTCTGTGGACgatgttgaagataatgTCAGACTTTTTTCCTGTTCTTTCATATTCGATGCTTTAACACTCCAACTCTGTGGCGGCTGCCAAGCTGACATGTGTGTTATATTCCCATTTGTAGGTatatcatcatcactcAAGTTGTTGAGGTTGAATCCTGTGAATGACTTGGTCAGAGTATTATTATTAGCATCGTCCCCTTCATCATCACTGTCGTCTTTCCTTGATATAAAAGCTGATAGATCCTCGACAGATCCAGTGGGTGAAAGCGTAGTAGGCTCTTCAGTGGTAGACCTTCGTCTGGAGTCACCAACAGAGGGCGAAGGGGTCTGAAAcacattcttcaaagcaacCGCAGGATTGTGAATATGGATATGATGATGGGGTTCCattttttc containing:
- a CDS encoding Adenylate cyclase, required for cAMP production and cAMP-dependent protein kinase signaling, with protein sequence MPMSITDNGLGNQHDPDHPGKQSLTPKYTKTRRILSKLRRTSSKTDDNDPRRVSVASHRYSLVPGPIHKKKDEKMEPHHHIHIHNPAVALKNVFQTPSPSVGDSRRRSTTEEPTTLSPTGSVEDLSAFISRKDDSDDEGDDANNNTLTKSFTGFNLNNLSDDDIPTNGNITHMSAWQPPQSWSVKASNMKEQEKSLTLSSTSSTDAESEQSSISSFGKKKDHVESEAIDPNCIHEPNTECPVHGHPHDMTVGDASNEEKKVSEPHHHLYHNQPLVGRLKVFKDNNGRTLNVTINENFRQIIKRLENGHWLNPNEDYRILLRCGGLHEVLSLDDHPLRIQERLLNLSGFTDPDDWKQLDMTYLYKFIFEYNEEKGLNPSIKSRISVRYGRADLKNLDLRTIPNTIHQQAEDIIYLDVSKNPSIFIPLDFIQGCRNTQTLKFTGNRAHSLHKNIFQFANLRNLDLETNYLRQIPKDITLLSTLTNLEISNNRITQLPSNFGELALLRYLNLSSNHIKVIPQEIFDLPNLTELDLSYNSISNIPVEIKNLTKLVTLKLSGNKLAGKVSDSIVEVKSIKTLDLRFNQLEDMSCLRTLDNLQNLYLTGNLCTSYTSKVASLRTLQLDLNPVTHFSVIGTLESLRYLDLTKAKLTSLSPSVLSNVPQVTHLILNHNHLSFLPKEISTLKKLKKLSVCNNNLTTLPDEISELQELTSLDLHLNNIKTLPITIWQLNLRELILSSNSLPDTPALTGENKLGNSLLILSLSHNRLRNRYLSNLINFKNLRSLNISYNGIYDLTNGSLGHLKNLTHLYLSGNELTILPDDLESLTNLTVLHLNGNRFQSLPYELSKIPRLSVLDVGSNILKYDISDSPRYWNWNMNKELKYLNFSGNKSLKISSTTSTSKDMGEKTTSKFGSLQDLCILGLVDVTWNDTIENSIKTRVRSTPSTFGGYGYGISDTLGRNSSLTTRDCVVEKFREKEDETLICLFDGKNNDVHVTKVLEEVFKNFLETQLDAIDSKMASGTPVDALRRAFLQCNQEINTLIDDPSTGNVDPSHFPGQTKEYLARSGGKTGCSGTVILIQGRKIHVANVGDTLSIKTTSTGEFDVLTQKHEPYEPSEYKRIRASGGFVTTEGKVNDVVDISRAFGFWNLVPTVNAAPKISQFELKATDGAIVLATKELWKLISMDLAFDIIRNDVNNPMIAAETLRDYAISYGCSGNITVIVISLRYKQMVANNQTTRDVLRQEYSNLIKLEDEIYPPVGNVAMVFTDIKNSTKLWETNPISMRTAIKLHNSIMRRQLKIVGGYEVKTEGDAFMVAFPTPTSALLWCFSVQKQLLHESWPEEIIKSPHCARVQDKYGNDLFRGLSVRMGIHWGSPVCEADLITRRMDYFGPMVNLASRVSGVADGGHIALSSQFIHEFEKLDESHEKLKSFTGERFGDQWKQTVAEAYGTDASYACQIESEFEQLEVDKWVFFVIGERKLKGLENPEKICLGYPGSLAERIDCTEQKMDKDEMVATQVVRDRDYGIMGIIAARDIWKLRRIAFRLEHILTVLQSGRVFNDTSSIITDQISMVMTSKLGDEDYFSLLEHVITRIENISNNLALRQETDIALGNDGRLTVLTNEEFMSALSACLHEFKRLKHWET